The following are encoded in a window of Kaistia algarum genomic DNA:
- a CDS encoding RidA family protein → MNDAAPAEGIPSDSQPTAAFPSPYERLRALGIVLPPAPPPVANFVTFVREGNLLFLSGQGPLEASGFEHHGKVGADVTIAEAYAHARIVGINLLAVMHDALGSLDKVRRVVKLLGMVNAAPLFADHPKVINGCSDLFIAVFGEAIGRHARSAVGMGSLPGQITVEIEAVIAVSD, encoded by the coding sequence ATGAATGACGCAGCGCCTGCGGAAGGCATTCCCTCTGACAGCCAGCCGACCGCCGCTTTCCCGTCGCCCTATGAGCGGTTGCGAGCGCTCGGCATCGTGCTGCCGCCGGCTCCGCCGCCGGTCGCCAATTTCGTGACCTTCGTGCGGGAGGGCAACCTGCTGTTCCTGTCGGGCCAGGGCCCGCTCGAAGCGTCCGGCTTCGAGCATCACGGCAAGGTCGGCGCCGATGTCACGATCGCCGAGGCCTATGCGCATGCCCGCATCGTCGGCATCAACCTGCTGGCCGTGATGCACGACGCGCTCGGCTCGCTCGACAAGGTGCGGCGCGTCGTCAAACTGCTCGGCATGGTCAATGCGGCACCGCTCTTCGCCGACCATCCCAAGGTCATCAATGGCTGTTCGGACCTCTTCATCGCCGTTTTCGGCGAGGCGATCGGCCGCCATGCGCGCTCGGCCGTCGGCATGGGTTCGCTGCCCGGCCAGATCACGGTCGAGATCGAGGCGGTGATAGCCGTTTCCGACTGA
- a CDS encoding MBL fold metallo-hydrolase — protein MRIDRGLHLVMSGGGGFDLTDAFDCNVFLVGSGEEWLMFDAGAGRDPAGAAAVLAEDGIDPMSIRHLFLTHGHADHSGGAAHWRDLAGLTVHAGQQTAAMVASGDENGISLGRARAAGVYPMDYVYSPCPVDHVVVPGESIRIGDVSVQPIATPGHSHDHISYVVTTPTRRLLLGGDALFHGGKVAIQDIEDCDVSAYCRTIRTLATIEFDALLPGHLTFSLKDGHRHAKAALTYVEALHIPPSII, from the coding sequence ATGCGGATCGATCGCGGATTGCACCTCGTCATGAGCGGCGGCGGTGGCTTCGACCTGACCGATGCATTCGACTGCAACGTCTTCCTCGTCGGCTCCGGCGAGGAGTGGCTGATGTTCGATGCCGGCGCCGGCCGCGATCCGGCGGGCGCGGCGGCCGTCCTGGCGGAAGACGGTATCGACCCGATGTCGATCCGGCATTTGTTCCTGACGCATGGCCATGCCGACCATTCCGGTGGGGCCGCGCACTGGCGCGACCTTGCCGGCCTCACTGTGCATGCCGGGCAACAGACGGCGGCGATGGTGGCGAGCGGCGACGAAAACGGGATCAGCCTTGGACGCGCCCGCGCGGCCGGCGTCTATCCGATGGACTATGTCTATTCGCCCTGCCCGGTCGACCATGTTGTCGTGCCAGGAGAATCGATCCGGATCGGCGATGTCTCGGTGCAGCCGATCGCGACCCCCGGCCACTCGCATGATCACATCTCGTACGTGGTCACGACGCCGACGCGCCGGTTGCTCCTCGGCGGCGACGCGCTGTTCCATGGCGGCAAGGTCGCGATTCAGGATATCGAGGACTGCGATGTCTCGGCCTATTGCCGGACGATCCGGACGCTGGCGACCATCGAATTCGACGCGCTGCTTCCCGGTCACCTGACCTTCTCGCTGAAGGACGGTCATCGCCATGCCAAGGCCGCGCTCACCTATGTCGAGGCGCTGCACATCCCGCCCTCGATCATCTGA
- a CDS encoding arsenate reductase yields the protein MVTIYGIVNCDTMRKARAWLDTHGVGYAFHDYKKQGIDGARLEAWADELGWEVLLNRSGTTFRALPDTDKKDLTRERAMALMLAQPSMIRRPVLDLGTRRLAGFKPETYEAALAS from the coding sequence ATGGTGACGATTTACGGGATCGTGAATTGCGACACGATGCGGAAGGCCCGCGCCTGGCTGGACACGCATGGCGTCGGCTATGCGTTTCACGACTACAAGAAGCAGGGCATTGACGGAGCGCGACTGGAGGCCTGGGCCGACGAGCTCGGCTGGGAGGTGCTGCTCAACCGCTCGGGAACGACCTTCCGCGCGCTTCCGGATACCGACAAGAAGGACCTGACGCGTGAGCGCGCCATGGCGCTGATGCTGGCGCAGCCTTCGATGATCCGCCGCCCGGTGCTCGATCTCGGCACGCGCCGGCTGGCCGGGTTCAAGCCGGAGACCTATGAGGCGGCGCTCGCGAGTTGA
- a CDS encoding sugar ABC transporter substrate-binding protein: MKRLMVSLAGAAALAAATFLTPAYAADKGTIYYLVPTLLDEFQTGSVTAIEKFMGDVGYKTVTLNADNKTDVQQGQMNDVIALKPSAIVLAAVDFNALKPQIEAARAAGIPVMEFDRQITSTPSDLTSVAGTVEIGHVAATEIERLLKEKNGAVKGKVLQVLGDPGDPYTLDIQKGFEEKMKAFPDVTIVSKPAMQWEASNAGSIVSDQLLANPDIDLIFVHAAHLAVAATASLEAAGKKPGEVLLVSSNGAPVGLDLIRKGWEQVEVEQPLFAQAAALAMFADKVVNKQEIKPGTYDVLGLEGTVTIESWGPNIKLPGAAITKANVDDPKFWGNMKTPDTKVAPAP; encoded by the coding sequence ATGAAAAGACTGATGGTAAGTCTGGCTGGGGCCGCCGCCCTCGCCGCCGCGACGTTCCTGACCCCCGCCTATGCCGCGGACAAGGGCACGATCTACTACCTCGTCCCGACACTGCTCGACGAGTTCCAGACCGGCTCGGTCACGGCGATCGAGAAGTTCATGGGAGACGTCGGCTACAAGACGGTCACGCTCAACGCCGACAACAAGACCGACGTCCAGCAGGGCCAGATGAACGATGTCATCGCCCTGAAGCCGTCGGCGATCGTGCTCGCCGCCGTCGATTTCAATGCGCTGAAACCGCAGATCGAAGCGGCACGCGCCGCTGGCATTCCGGTGATGGAATTCGACCGGCAGATCACCTCGACGCCAAGCGACCTGACTTCCGTCGCCGGCACCGTCGAGATCGGCCATGTCGCGGCCACCGAGATCGAGCGCCTGCTCAAGGAAAAGAACGGCGCGGTCAAGGGCAAGGTCCTTCAGGTCCTCGGCGACCCAGGCGATCCCTACACGCTCGACATCCAGAAGGGCTTTGAAGAGAAGATGAAGGCGTTCCCGGACGTCACCATCGTCTCCAAGCCCGCCATGCAATGGGAAGCGTCGAATGCCGGCTCGATCGTTTCGGACCAGCTTCTTGCCAATCCCGACATCGACCTGATCTTCGTTCATGCGGCCCATCTGGCCGTGGCAGCCACCGCATCGCTGGAAGCCGCCGGCAAGAAGCCGGGTGAGGTTCTGCTCGTCTCCTCCAACGGCGCCCCCGTCGGCCTGGACCTGATCCGCAAGGGCTGGGAACAGGTTGAAGTCGAGCAGCCGCTGTTCGCCCAGGCCGCAGCGCTGGCCATGTTTGCCGACAAGGTCGTGAACAAGCAAGAAATCAAGCCCGGCACCTATGACGTGCTCGGTCTCGAAGGCACGGTCACGATCGAAAGCTGGGGCCCGAACATCAAGCTGCCGGGCGCCGCGATCACCAAGGCGAATGTCGACGATCCGAAGTTCTGGGGCAACATGAAGACCCCGGACACCAAGGTCGCACCCGCCCCGTAA
- a CDS encoding SDR family NAD(P)-dependent oxidoreductase: MVDAKAGSRVQSGRLAGKRALVTGAAGGIGRAVVEAFLGEGARVAAMDLAAPLARLADIEGLVTAPCDLSDRSAIVAAVEGAATALGGLDILVAAGALKGGTGNFLDLEEADWDRYIGVNLTGMFLLCRTVARIMSKAGKGGRIITVGSVNSFQSEPNAAAYVAAKGGVAMLTRAMAVDLARHGILVNMIAPGPIDVPNNGTMYREPRLAEELRHEVALERAGRPEDCAAAALYLAEDRSGFVTGSTVTVDGGLSAMIFGGMRDG; this comes from the coding sequence ATGGTGGATGCGAAAGCTGGAAGCCGCGTGCAGTCCGGCCGGCTGGCGGGCAAGCGGGCGCTCGTCACGGGGGCTGCCGGCGGCATCGGCCGCGCGGTCGTTGAGGCCTTCCTGGGCGAGGGTGCCCGTGTCGCGGCAATGGATCTCGCGGCGCCGCTCGCGCGCCTCGCCGATATAGAGGGTCTCGTTACCGCGCCCTGCGATCTCTCGGACCGGAGCGCAATCGTCGCCGCGGTCGAGGGAGCAGCGACCGCGCTGGGCGGACTCGACATTCTCGTCGCTGCCGGTGCGCTGAAGGGCGGAACCGGTAATTTCCTCGACCTCGAAGAGGCGGACTGGGATCGCTACATCGGCGTCAATCTGACGGGAATGTTCCTGCTCTGTCGGACGGTGGCGCGGATCATGAGCAAGGCCGGAAAGGGCGGACGGATCATTACGGTAGGCTCGGTGAATTCGTTCCAGTCGGAGCCGAATGCCGCAGCTTATGTCGCGGCCAAGGGCGGCGTTGCCATGCTGACCCGCGCCATGGCCGTCGACCTCGCCCGGCATGGCATCCTGGTCAACATGATTGCGCCCGGTCCGATCGACGTCCCGAACAACGGCACGATGTACCGCGAGCCGAGGCTCGCGGAGGAGCTCCGTCACGAGGTCGCGCTGGAGCGAGCCGGCCGGCCGGAGGATTGCGCCGCCGCCGCGCTCTATCTTGCCGAGGACCGCTCCGGCTTCGTCACGGGATCGACCGTGACCGTCGATGGCGGCCTTTCTGCGATGATCTTCGGCGGCATGCGCGATGGCTGA
- a CDS encoding SDR family oxidoreductase produces the protein MPAPTDQRLSGRIALVIGAARGIGRAIAARFVAEGARVIVADTETALGEATVASFGGPSVARFVEIDISKKADAERAVATAVEAFGGLDILVQNAGIYPWTLIENIEPEEWDAVLGVNLRGTFLAAQAALPVMRQRGGGRMIFTSSITGPKVSSPGHGHYAASKAGINGFIRSAAIEFAGYGITVNGVEPGNILTDGMKAHRSADFIRQMEEAVPLGRLGTPEDIAGAVYFLASDDAAYISGTTIVIDGGQILPEGNDFRLSPV, from the coding sequence ATGCCCGCTCCTACCGATCAACGGCTCTCCGGCCGCATCGCCCTCGTCATCGGCGCCGCGCGCGGCATCGGCCGGGCGATTGCGGCGCGCTTCGTCGCCGAAGGCGCGCGAGTCATCGTCGCCGATACCGAGACGGCTCTCGGCGAGGCGACTGTCGCCTCGTTCGGCGGCCCCTCGGTCGCCCGCTTCGTCGAAATCGACATCTCGAAGAAGGCCGATGCGGAGCGTGCCGTCGCGACCGCTGTCGAAGCCTTTGGCGGCCTCGACATTCTCGTCCAGAACGCCGGCATCTATCCCTGGACGCTGATCGAGAACATCGAGCCGGAGGAGTGGGACGCGGTGCTCGGCGTCAATCTGCGCGGCACCTTCCTCGCGGCGCAGGCCGCCTTGCCGGTGATGCGCCAGCGCGGCGGCGGGCGCATGATTTTCACCTCCTCGATCACGGGACCGAAGGTCTCCAGCCCCGGGCATGGCCACTATGCGGCGTCGAAGGCGGGCATCAACGGCTTCATCCGCTCGGCCGCGATCGAGTTCGCCGGCTATGGCATCACAGTCAACGGCGTCGAGCCGGGCAATATCCTGACGGACGGCATGAAGGCGCATCGCAGCGCCGACTTCATCCGCCAGATGGAAGAGGCCGTGCCGCTCGGACGTCTCGGCACGCCGGAGGACATTGCTGGGGCCGTCTACTTCCTCGCTTCCGACGACGCGGCCTATATCTCCGGCACGACGATCGTCATCGACGGTGGGCAGATCCTGCCCGAGGGCAATGATTTCCGCCTGTCGCCGGTCTGA
- a CDS encoding aminotransferase class V-fold PLP-dependent enzyme, whose translation MSRILDTLGLTPVINASGTMTVIGASRVVPEAVDAVRAILTEFVDIADLQRRASQSIQAATGAEAGLITSSSASAITLGVASAMTGADPAAIERLPDAAGLKSEVIVQAGHLVNFGAPVDQMIRLAGASVRAVGTAFDVQPFHIEAAIGERTAAALFVISHHVVPTGQTDLASFIEICHARGVPVIVDMASEHDLREAIRLGADLVIWSAHKFLGGPTAGIVAGRRDLVRATYLQSRGIGRAMKVGKEGIAGAIAALEAWGQRDADAIRAREEAIVEAWLNDLGTIPGLSLRRLPDWTGNPIDRVEVTVGRDAGLFAWELADRLAGRTPSIRVRDDLIESGTLHLDPCNLTADEAQIVGAAIWDEIAAAQGQRPGFRQTFAEHRSEGLQGALAWPD comes from the coding sequence ATGTCCAGGATCCTCGACACGCTTGGCCTGACGCCGGTCATCAACGCCTCCGGTACCATGACTGTAATCGGTGCCTCCCGCGTCGTGCCCGAAGCTGTCGACGCTGTGCGAGCGATTCTGACCGAGTTCGTCGATATTGCCGATCTGCAGCGGCGGGCGAGCCAATCCATTCAGGCGGCAACCGGCGCGGAAGCCGGGCTCATTACCTCGTCCAGCGCCTCCGCGATCACGCTCGGCGTCGCCAGTGCGATGACCGGCGCCGATCCGGCGGCGATCGAGCGCCTGCCGGATGCGGCTGGCCTCAAGAGCGAGGTCATCGTCCAGGCCGGGCACCTCGTCAATTTCGGGGCGCCGGTCGACCAGATGATACGCCTCGCCGGCGCCAGCGTACGCGCCGTCGGCACGGCCTTCGACGTGCAGCCCTTCCATATCGAAGCGGCGATCGGCGAGCGAACGGCAGCCGCGCTGTTCGTCATTTCGCACCATGTCGTGCCCACGGGGCAAACCGATCTCGCGAGCTTCATCGAAATCTGCCATGCGCGCGGCGTGCCAGTGATCGTCGATATGGCCAGCGAACATGATCTTCGCGAAGCCATCCGCCTCGGCGCCGATCTCGTCATCTGGAGCGCGCATAAATTCCTCGGCGGACCCACGGCGGGCATCGTCGCCGGACGGCGCGATCTGGTGCGCGCTACCTATCTGCAAAGCCGTGGCATCGGCCGGGCGATGAAGGTCGGCAAGGAGGGCATTGCCGGCGCCATCGCCGCTCTGGAGGCTTGGGGCCAGCGCGATGCCGACGCTATTCGCGCTCGTGAAGAAGCCATCGTCGAAGCCTGGCTGAACGACCTTGGGACGATTCCGGGACTATCGTTGCGCCGCCTGCCGGACTGGACCGGCAACCCGATCGACCGTGTCGAGGTCACCGTCGGGCGCGATGCGGGCCTGTTCGCCTGGGAGCTGGCCGACCGCCTCGCCGGGCGGACGCCATCGATCCGGGTACGCGACGACCTGATCGAAAGCGGCACTCTCCATCTCGACCCCTGCAATTTGACTGCCGATGAAGCACAGATCGTCGGAGCCGCGATCTGGGACGAGATCGCCGCGGCACAAGGACAGCGTCCGGGCTTCCGCCAGACTTTCGCCGAGCATCGCTCCGAAGGTCTTCAAGGCGCGCTTGCCTGGCCGGACTGA
- a CDS encoding ABC transporter permease has translation MVSPRRRAVIEFVLDHLVWFILFAVVTLFSLTVPSYFQIGIFANIVEQSTFVATLAIGLSLLIIAGYMDLSVESVMALAAMVTGILFAKSGVGLGISFSPEWLVVPISLAIALAVGAVVGATNAYFVVRLKMNAFIVTLAAYIWGRGLVVALSSGRSAQELPAAMRVFAIERFLSIPLIAWVAIVATLVFAFILNKTPFGRHLLLVGGNPVAAYRAGIRVDRLTATTFILAGAIAGLAGWLLAIRTSGATANLGIGMLFQTFAAVVIGGVSLKGGVGSLTGVYAGVLLLASIQTAINLMGMPAHFTQLIQGGMVLVAVLLDTVKLSIRKKLA, from the coding sequence ATGGTATCCCCCCGCCGCCGGGCGGTGATCGAGTTCGTCCTCGATCACCTCGTCTGGTTCATCCTGTTCGCCGTCGTCACCCTGTTCTCGCTGACGGTGCCGAGCTATTTTCAGATCGGCATCTTCGCCAACATCGTCGAGCAGTCGACCTTCGTCGCGACGCTCGCGATCGGCCTGTCGCTGCTGATCATCGCCGGCTACATGGATCTCTCAGTCGAATCGGTCATGGCGCTGGCGGCCATGGTGACCGGCATCCTGTTCGCGAAGTCCGGCGTCGGCCTCGGCATATCCTTCTCGCCGGAATGGCTGGTCGTCCCGATCTCGCTGGCGATCGCTCTGGCGGTCGGTGCCGTCGTTGGTGCAACCAACGCCTATTTCGTCGTTCGGCTCAAGATGAACGCCTTCATCGTCACTCTCGCCGCCTATATCTGGGGTCGCGGCCTCGTTGTGGCGCTTTCGAGCGGACGCTCGGCGCAGGAACTGCCCGCGGCCATGCGCGTGTTCGCCATTGAGCGATTCCTGTCTATCCCGCTCATCGCCTGGGTTGCGATCGTCGCGACGCTGGTCTTCGCCTTCATCCTGAACAAGACGCCCTTCGGCCGCCATCTCCTCCTTGTCGGCGGCAATCCCGTGGCGGCCTACCGGGCCGGCATCCGCGTCGACCGCCTCACGGCGACGACCTTCATCCTTGCCGGCGCGATCGCCGGCCTCGCCGGATGGCTGCTCGCAATCCGCACTTCCGGCGCGACCGCCAATCTCGGCATCGGCATGCTGTTCCAGACCTTTGCGGCGGTCGTCATCGGCGGCGTTTCGCTGAAAGGCGGCGTCGGCAGCCTGACCGGCGTCTATGCCGGCGTGCTGCTGCTCGCCTCGATCCAGACCGCCATCAACCTGATGGGCATGCCGGCGCACTTCACCCAGCTCATCCAGGGCGGAATGGTGCTCGTCGCCGTCCTGCTCGATACGGTCAAACTCTCCATCCGAAAGAAGCTCGCCTGA
- a CDS encoding IclR family transcriptional regulator, with translation MPVSSPSATGQLRDVAAEEVVSTVAEPAARRSRVSGIDRALQILDHLYETGAPAGGYAIAKAIGAPLSTVYVVIDELVERDMLIRRADGLVWLGPRLYHYGLVYARSLDFLSEASHVMHELCRQVGETVQICGRDHEHMVVLAMADGPGHFRVMSEVGTRVPLNWTASGRLLVGHMAEAERLAIFRRSAKVSPTQRAELDAKTLSDQAAKAYDERVSIQMSETDFLVSCVASPIKDAAGACVATISIVLPEAKVVANPGFYTDAVRAASAKIEHNLGWANAPRA, from the coding sequence ATGCCCGTCTCCTCCCCCTCCGCCACAGGACAGTTACGCGACGTCGCGGCCGAAGAGGTCGTGTCGACGGTCGCGGAGCCCGCCGCACGCCGTTCCCGTGTCTCCGGCATCGACCGCGCGTTGCAGATCCTTGATCATCTCTATGAGACAGGTGCTCCGGCTGGCGGCTATGCGATCGCCAAGGCGATCGGGGCGCCGCTTTCGACCGTCTATGTCGTCATTGATGAACTGGTCGAGCGCGACATGCTGATCCGGCGGGCGGACGGCCTCGTCTGGCTCGGACCGCGGCTCTATCACTACGGTCTCGTCTATGCCCGTTCGCTCGATTTCCTGAGCGAGGCGAGCCATGTCATGCACGAGCTTTGCCGGCAGGTTGGCGAAACTGTACAGATTTGCGGCCGCGACCACGAGCATATGGTCGTGCTGGCCATGGCGGATGGCCCAGGCCATTTTCGCGTCATGTCCGAAGTCGGCACGCGCGTGCCGCTCAACTGGACGGCGTCGGGGCGTCTGCTCGTCGGTCATATGGCCGAAGCCGAACGCCTCGCCATCTTCCGGCGCAGCGCCAAGGTGTCGCCGACGCAGCGGGCGGAACTCGACGCGAAGACCCTCTCCGACCAGGCGGCCAAGGCCTATGATGAGCGTGTCTCGATACAGATGAGCGAGACCGATTTCCTCGTCTCCTGCGTCGCCTCGCCGATCAAGGATGCGGCCGGCGCCTGCGTCGCGACGATTTCGATCGTGCTGCCGGAAGCGAAGGTCGTCGCCAATCCGGGTTTCTATACCGATGCCGTGCGCGCCGCTTCGGCCAAGATCGAGCACAATCTCGGCTGGGCCAACGCCCCGCGCGCCTGA
- a CDS encoding succinylglutamate desuccinylase/aspartoacylase family protein yields MHTGAYSDISWTENGKQIGFFSFPYSIDRSPYYQIKVPVCRIRNGEGPSLLLMAGNHGDEYEGELTLLKAIRAIEASDITGSLTILPAANLPAVMAAKRCSPFDGGNLNRAFPGDPYGQPTWRIAHFIEHEIFPRHEIVLDLHSGGTSMDHLVCSLVERLGDAARFARALELMKSMRLPYGMIADNGPDSPTSMAAALRAGCIGLSGEFGGGATVTRETMALTARAVDNLLQAAGITRGPILWTGADRGPETVVLATGGQSLFVYSEREGWFEPAVDIGDIVEAGDVAGWLHDLEAPLAEPEALTFAEGGIVLSRRLHTHSRSGDCLVNLARFEPAEQRGK; encoded by the coding sequence ATGCATACCGGCGCTTATTCCGACATCTCCTGGACGGAGAACGGCAAGCAGATCGGCTTCTTCTCGTTTCCCTATTCGATCGACCGCTCGCCCTACTACCAGATCAAGGTTCCGGTCTGCCGTATCCGCAATGGCGAGGGGCCAAGCCTGCTGCTGATGGCCGGCAATCATGGCGATGAATATGAGGGCGAACTGACGCTGCTGAAGGCGATCCGCGCCATCGAAGCGTCGGACATCACCGGCAGCCTCACCATCCTGCCGGCGGCGAACCTTCCGGCTGTCATGGCGGCGAAGCGCTGCTCGCCCTTCGATGGCGGCAATCTGAACCGCGCCTTTCCAGGCGATCCCTATGGTCAGCCGACCTGGCGCATCGCGCATTTCATCGAGCACGAGATCTTCCCGCGCCACGAGATCGTGCTGGACCTTCATTCCGGCGGTACCAGCATGGACCATCTGGTCTGCAGCCTGGTCGAGCGCCTCGGCGATGCGGCGCGCTTCGCCCGCGCGCTCGAACTGATGAAATCGATGCGTCTCCCCTATGGCATGATCGCCGACAATGGTCCGGATTCGCCGACCTCGATGGCAGCGGCGCTGCGGGCGGGCTGCATCGGCCTCTCGGGCGAGTTCGGCGGCGGGGCGACCGTGACGCGGGAAACCATGGCCCTGACGGCGCGGGCGGTCGACAATCTGCTCCAGGCGGCCGGGATCACGCGGGGGCCGATCCTCTGGACAGGGGCGGATCGCGGGCCGGAGACGGTAGTGCTCGCCACCGGCGGCCAGTCGCTCTTCGTCTATTCCGAACGCGAAGGCTGGTTCGAACCGGCCGTGGATATCGGCGATATCGTCGAAGCGGGCGATGTGGCTGGCTGGTTGCACGATCTGGAAGCGCCGCTGGCCGAACCCGAGGCGCTCACCTTCGCCGAAGGCGGCATTGTGCTCAGCCGCCGCCTGCACACCCATAGCCGGTCCGGCGACTGCCTCGTCAACCTGGCGCGCTTCGAGCCGGCGGAGCAAAGAGGGAAATGA
- a CDS encoding ROK family transcriptional regulator, which produces MNLRGTNQEFGRPYNRRIVLETIRLSAPISRSEIAQKVGLTVQTVSTITRELELQGFVRGAREAPKGRGHPPTTLALNPEGGFAIGLHVTPIGIEAALINLAGDVIARRGRTIAPVDPEAALALCGDLVRDIRAVRPDGRMLGIGMAMPGPIGVESMSFVGPTTLEGWKGVDIAARLEAATGLPAFIGLDLAAAALGDRLYGEGRAFRDFYYLYFGVGLGGTMMQDGTALRGSRGNAGEIGHIPVVPGGDLCPCGNRGCLERYLSLDALDRRLKAVDPTADVERAIRVGSPVIDAWIEETAPLLRAAVVTIENLFDPETILIGGLVPEDLLARLVAAAEPLPHSIAEHAGRTATRLKPTPGGQDAVLRGAAALAVSGVLSPRFGMLFAGEEERAPRDPIMTRNHKPEVAA; this is translated from the coding sequence TTGAACCTGCGCGGGACCAACCAGGAATTCGGGCGACCTTATAATCGCCGGATCGTTCTCGAGACGATCCGCCTTTCGGCGCCGATTTCCCGCAGCGAGATCGCCCAGAAGGTCGGCCTTACCGTCCAGACCGTCTCCACCATTACCCGGGAGCTTGAACTTCAGGGCTTCGTCCGCGGTGCCCGCGAGGCTCCCAAGGGTCGCGGCCATCCGCCGACGACGCTGGCGCTCAACCCCGAAGGTGGCTTTGCCATCGGTCTGCATGTCACGCCGATCGGCATTGAGGCGGCCTTGATCAACCTGGCAGGCGACGTCATCGCACGTCGCGGCCGCACGATTGCGCCAGTCGACCCGGAAGCCGCCCTAGCCCTTTGCGGCGACTTGGTGCGCGACATCCGCGCGGTCCGTCCCGATGGACGCATGCTCGGCATCGGCATGGCGATGCCGGGTCCGATCGGCGTCGAATCGATGAGTTTCGTCGGTCCGACCACGCTGGAGGGCTGGAAGGGTGTGGACATCGCCGCGCGGCTCGAAGCCGCCACCGGCCTTCCCGCCTTCATCGGCCTCGACCTCGCCGCGGCCGCCCTGGGCGACCGGCTTTATGGCGAGGGCCGCGCCTTCCGCGATTTCTATTATCTCTATTTCGGCGTCGGCCTCGGCGGCACCATGATGCAGGACGGCACGGCGCTGCGCGGCTCGCGCGGCAATGCCGGCGAAATCGGCCACATCCCGGTCGTGCCGGGCGGCGATCTCTGCCCCTGTGGCAATCGCGGCTGCCTGGAACGCTATCTGTCGCTGGATGCGCTGGATCGCCGGCTGAAGGCTGTCGATCCGACCGCCGATGTCGAGCGGGCCATCCGCGTTGGCTCGCCGGTCATCGATGCCTGGATCGAGGAGACCGCGCCGCTGCTGCGGGCCGCCGTCGTTACGATCGAGAACCTGTTCGACCCCGAGACGATCCTGATCGGCGGGCTGGTGCCCGAGGATCTTCTGGCGCGCCTCGTTGCCGCCGCCGAGCCGCTGCCGCATTCGATCGCCGAACATGCGGGCCGGACGGCGACAAGGCTCAAGCCGACGCCCGGCGGACAGGATGCGGTGCTGCGCGGTGCCGCCGCGCTCGCCGTCTCCGGCGTGCTCTCGCCTCGCTTCGGCATGCTCTTCGCCGGCGAGGAAGAGCGCGCGCCGCGCGATCCCATCATGACCCGCAACCACAAGCCGGAGGTCGCCGCATGA
- a CDS encoding ATP-binding cassette domain-containing protein, with protein sequence MSEPSPLLRLEGIRKNFGAIEALRGISFDIGRGEVVALLGDNGAGKSTLVKIISGGLEPSEGRLIYEDKEVSFASPAEAKAAGIETVYQDLSLCTNVDVVANFFMGREIVKRFLGIPILQEKEMEAATAKAIADAGTKIPSLRTNVEHLSGGQRQAIELNRFVHWGGKLVLLDEPFAALGVEQTRRGLEMIKKIASQGIGVVIITHIMAQAFQVADRIVVIRQGVVAGDVRADDTTADEVVQMITGEALRPSPSRIAEVRQTDPA encoded by the coding sequence ATGAGCGAGCCGAGTCCACTGCTGCGCCTCGAAGGCATACGCAAGAATTTCGGCGCGATCGAAGCGTTGCGCGGTATCAGCTTCGATATCGGACGTGGCGAGGTGGTGGCGCTGCTTGGCGACAATGGCGCCGGCAAGTCGACGCTGGTCAAGATCATCTCGGGCGGTCTGGAGCCATCCGAAGGACGGCTGATCTACGAGGACAAGGAGGTGTCCTTCGCTTCGCCGGCCGAAGCAAAGGCGGCCGGAATCGAGACCGTCTACCAGGACCTCTCGCTCTGCACGAATGTCGATGTGGTCGCCAATTTCTTCATGGGCCGCGAGATCGTGAAGCGCTTCCTGGGCATCCCGATCCTGCAGGAAAAGGAAATGGAAGCGGCAACGGCCAAGGCGATCGCCGATGCCGGGACGAAGATCCCGTCGCTGCGGACCAATGTCGAGCATCTCTCCGGCGGCCAACGCCAGGCGATCGAACTGAACCGCTTCGTCCATTGGGGCGGCAAGCTGGTACTGCTCGACGAGCCCTTCGCGGCACTCGGCGTCGAGCAGACGCGGCGCGGCCTCGAAATGATCAAGAAGATCGCGAGCCAGGGCATCGGCGTCGTCATCATCACCCACATCATGGCGCAGGCGTTCCAGGTCGCCGACCGGATCGTGGTGATCCGCCAGGGCGTGGTGGCCGGCGACGTGCGCGCCGACGATACGACGGCCGACGAGGTCGTGCAGATGATCACAGGCGAGGCGCTCCGGCCCTCGCCATCCAGAATCGCGGAGGTCCGGCAAACGGATCCGGCGTGA